The Cellulophaga sp. L1A9 genome window below encodes:
- the rlmF gene encoding 23S rRNA (adenine(1618)-N(6))-methyltransferase RlmF, with the protein MHPKNLHRAPYDFQALKNSHNPLGEFVILNKYNTESIDFSNPKAVIELNKALLKHHYSIDSWTLPEGYLCPPIPGRADYIHHISDLIASKKNKAPIKGLDVGTGANCIYPILGTQIYGWKMVGSDIDSVAVASALKNSEQLKDSIEIRKQAANADIFNGIIKEGEYFDFVLCNPPFHASEKEAISGTRRKLKNLKSDSAFKQNFGGQANELWCNGGEALFIKRMIKQSVSFKNQVGWFTCLVSKSENLPKIYKQLSKAKASYQTIEMEQGNKKSRFIAWQFIV; encoded by the coding sequence TTGCATCCAAAAAATTTACACCGCGCTCCTTACGATTTTCAAGCATTAAAAAACAGCCATAACCCACTTGGCGAATTTGTTATTTTAAATAAGTACAACACAGAAAGTATTGATTTTTCCAACCCAAAAGCGGTAATAGAACTTAACAAAGCGTTATTAAAACATCATTATAGCATAGACTCATGGACACTTCCAGAAGGTTATTTATGCCCGCCAATACCAGGAAGAGCAGATTATATTCACCATATTTCTGATCTAATTGCTTCCAAAAAAAACAAAGCTCCTATAAAAGGTTTAGATGTTGGCACAGGTGCCAATTGTATTTACCCAATACTCGGTACACAAATTTATGGATGGAAAATGGTGGGTAGCGATATTGACTCCGTTGCTGTTGCATCTGCTTTAAAAAATTCTGAACAACTCAAAGACAGTATCGAAATTAGAAAACAAGCGGCTAATGCTGATATTTTTAACGGAATTATTAAAGAGGGAGAATATTTTGATTTTGTCCTTTGCAATCCGCCCTTTCATGCTTCAGAGAAAGAAGCCATTTCTGGTACCCGTAGAAAATTAAAAAACTTAAAATCCGATTCTGCTTTTAAACAAAATTTTGGAGGACAAGCCAATGAACTTTGGTGCAATGGCGGAGAAGCTCTTTTTATTAAAAGAATGATTAAGCAAAGTGTATCCTTTAAAAATCAAGTAGGTTGGTTTACATGCTTAGTTTCTAAAAGTGAAAATCTACCAAAAATATACAAGCAATTAAGTAAAGCCAAAGCCAGTTACCAAACCATTGAAATGGAACAAGGAAACAAGAAAAGTAGGTTTATCGCTTGGCAATTTATAGTCTAA
- the recQ gene encoding DNA helicase RecQ has translation MSLTQYKEQLHPTLKKYFGYDSFRPQQETIISAVLEQKDALVIMPTGGGKSICFQLPSLIFPKTTLVVSPLIALMKDQVDGCNANGIAAAYFNSSQSSEEQQAIITKITKSELRLIYVAPESMPALDNILNETYISCIAIDEAHCISSWGHDFRPSYQQLGFLKKKMPNTPIIALTATADKATRQDIVTQLNITKAEQFITSFDRKNISLTVRPADGRVEQILNFIDKRPKSSGIIYCLSRKTTEQLVSKLKAKGLKADAYHAGLSFDERTKVQENFIFDKTKIVCATVAFGMGIDKSNVRWVIHYNMPKNIEGYYQEIGRGGRDGLAASALLFHSYADVIQLRRFTEGASNQEVQIAKLERMKQFSEATTCRRKILLSYFGELLAENCGNCDVCKSPPQVFDGTVIAQKILSTIARVKESEATGVIIDVLRGAKNAAIIEKGLESIKTFGIGHDISWKDWQHYIIQLINQGYAEIAFQNHNALQLTAFSKNVLFKAAKVSLTKPIEAIEKIGNPKEKSTKKKKTGDLFERLRVLRHKIALDEDIPAYLIFSDATLQAIEQSRPLTDDEFLEISGVGQRKLEVYGDLFINEIIAFNKEKKDKKTDTHKVTYELYQQGLSIDEISEKRNLKSTTVYSHIAKLYGDGKPINIYDFVTKSEVEAVKKAKIVLEKPAALKPYFDHFEEQLDYFKIRLALAVLDKEK, from the coding sequence ATGTCACTCACCCAATACAAAGAACAACTACACCCTACCTTAAAAAAATATTTCGGTTACGATAGTTTCCGACCGCAACAAGAAACTATAATTTCTGCAGTTTTAGAACAAAAAGATGCCTTGGTAATTATGCCTACAGGGGGCGGAAAATCAATTTGTTTTCAATTACCGTCTTTAATTTTCCCTAAAACTACTTTGGTGGTCTCTCCTTTAATCGCATTGATGAAAGACCAAGTAGATGGTTGTAACGCCAATGGTATTGCCGCTGCTTACTTTAATAGCAGCCAGTCAAGCGAGGAACAACAGGCGATTATTACAAAGATTACAAAATCTGAATTACGTCTAATTTATGTAGCTCCTGAAAGCATGCCTGCCTTAGACAATATATTGAATGAGACCTATATTAGCTGTATTGCGATTGATGAAGCGCATTGTATCTCCTCATGGGGTCATGATTTTAGGCCTTCTTATCAGCAATTAGGTTTTCTAAAGAAAAAGATGCCGAACACGCCAATTATAGCATTAACTGCAACGGCCGACAAAGCAACGCGACAAGATATTGTAACACAATTAAACATCACAAAAGCAGAACAATTTATTACTTCTTTTGATAGAAAAAATATAAGTCTTACCGTAAGACCTGCCGATGGAAGGGTAGAACAGATTCTAAATTTTATTGATAAAAGACCTAAGTCTTCAGGAATTATTTACTGTTTGAGTAGAAAAACTACAGAACAGTTGGTCAGTAAATTAAAAGCAAAAGGATTAAAAGCAGATGCTTACCATGCCGGACTTAGTTTTGATGAGCGTACAAAAGTGCAAGAAAACTTTATTTTCGACAAGACTAAAATTGTATGTGCTACTGTTGCTTTTGGTATGGGGATAGACAAGTCTAATGTGCGCTGGGTGATTCACTATAACATGCCAAAGAATATTGAAGGATATTACCAAGAAATTGGTCGTGGCGGACGTGATGGGCTAGCCGCTAGTGCTCTTCTTTTCCATAGTTATGCTGATGTAATACAATTGAGACGTTTCACAGAAGGTGCCTCTAACCAAGAAGTACAGATTGCCAAGCTTGAACGCATGAAGCAATTTTCGGAGGCCACTACCTGCCGCCGAAAAATACTATTGAGTTATTTTGGAGAACTACTGGCTGAAAATTGTGGCAATTGTGATGTTTGTAAAAGTCCACCACAAGTTTTTGATGGAACTGTTATTGCCCAAAAAATACTATCTACAATTGCCAGAGTAAAGGAATCCGAAGCTACAGGTGTCATCATAGATGTCTTGCGCGGTGCTAAAAATGCTGCCATTATCGAAAAAGGACTAGAAAGCATAAAAACCTTCGGAATTGGACATGATATTTCATGGAAAGATTGGCAACACTATATCATCCAATTAATTAATCAAGGGTATGCTGAAATTGCATTTCAAAATCACAATGCCTTACAACTAACCGCTTTTTCTAAAAATGTACTTTTTAAAGCTGCTAAGGTTTCATTAACCAAGCCTATAGAAGCCATTGAGAAAATTGGAAATCCGAAAGAAAAATCTACTAAAAAGAAGAAAACAGGAGATTTATTTGAACGTTTACGTGTATTGCGACATAAGATTGCTTTAGACGAAGACATTCCTGCATATCTAATTTTTAGCGATGCTACATTACAAGCCATAGAACAATCTAGACCGCTGACTGATGATGAATTCTTAGAAATAAGTGGTGTCGGTCAACGTAAATTAGAGGTTTATGGAGATTTGTTCATCAATGAAATCATCGCTTTTAACAAAGAGAAGAAAGATAAAAAAACAGATACCCATAAAGTAACATACGAACTGTACCAACAAGGCCTAAGCATTGATGAAATTTCTGAGAAACGAAATTTAAAATCGACTACCGTTTATTCACATATTGCCAAATTATATGGAGATGGTAAACCTATTAACATATATGACTTTGTAACAAAGAGTGAAGTTGAAGCTGTAAAAAAAGCTAAAATAGTCCTAGAGAAACCTGCAGCGTTAAAACCTTATTTTGATCATTTTGAAGAACAACTAGACTATTTCAAAATCCGATTGGCGCTGGCTGTACTTGACAAAGAGAAATAA
- the lpxD gene encoding UDP-3-O-(3-hydroxymyristoyl)glucosamine N-acyltransferase produces MISYTIAEINAVINGVVLGNTSNEINAPEQLEKATIHNISFIGNRKYAKLWSSSKASVAVIDEKIALEPGDNRALIKVKCADLAMAQILEFFNPGMPQLDEEIHPNAVVHISATLGANVHLGANCYIGKNVTIGDGTTIYPNVTVMDDSTIGTGCTIWSGTVIRERTVIGHQCIFHSNVSIGSDGFGFRPSPDGRGLVKIPQIGNVVIGNGVEIGANSCVDRGKFSSTIIGDGTKIDNLVQIGHNSVLGRSCIMAGHSGLAGSVTLGDGVIIGGSASIKDHTTLHSGVTVGAGSGVMGDVAAGKTVLGYPACDSRDMLKQWVALRKLGKGA; encoded by the coding sequence ATGATATCATACACAATAGCAGAAATTAATGCTGTTATAAACGGAGTTGTTTTAGGAAATACCTCTAACGAAATTAATGCTCCAGAGCAATTAGAAAAAGCAACAATTCATAATATTAGTTTTATTGGAAATCGTAAATATGCAAAGCTTTGGTCTTCTTCCAAAGCATCTGTAGCGGTTATCGATGAGAAAATAGCGCTAGAACCTGGAGACAATAGGGCGCTAATTAAAGTGAAGTGTGCCGATTTGGCAATGGCTCAAATTCTAGAATTTTTTAACCCAGGAATGCCTCAATTGGATGAAGAAATTCATCCGAATGCCGTAGTACATATTTCTGCAACCTTAGGTGCAAATGTACATCTAGGCGCCAATTGTTATATTGGAAAAAATGTGACCATTGGTGATGGTACCACAATATATCCCAACGTTACGGTGATGGATGATAGCACGATAGGGACGGGGTGTACCATCTGGTCAGGAACGGTTATTAGGGAACGAACAGTAATTGGCCATCAATGTATCTTTCATAGCAATGTGAGTATAGGATCTGACGGTTTTGGATTTAGACCAAGTCCGGACGGTAGAGGTTTGGTGAAAATTCCTCAAATAGGAAATGTGGTGATAGGTAATGGCGTTGAAATAGGTGCAAACTCTTGTGTAGACCGAGGTAAATTTAGTTCTACAATAATTGGAGACGGTACCAAAATAGACAATCTCGTACAAATAGGACATAATTCTGTATTAGGACGTTCTTGTATTATGGCAGGCCATAGTGGATTGGCAGGCTCTGTAACTTTAGGAGATGGTGTTATTATAGGAGGTAGTGCATCAATTAAAGATCATACTACTTTACATTCTGGTGTAACAGTAGGAGCTGGTTCTGGCGTTATGGGCGATGTAGCAGCAGGAAAAACGGTTTTAGGATATCCTGCATGTGATTCTAGAGATATGCTTAAACAGTGGGTGGCTTTGCGTAAATTAGGTAAAGGCGCATAG
- a CDS encoding NTP transferase domain-containing protein: protein MQKIALLLLAAGASTRMKDHIKQLLPFKNTTFLEHAVKNAKESNASEVFVVLGANYDTILATTNLEGVAVIKNDEWHLGLGSSIAKGVIYINSLSQDYEAVLIGLADQPLMDADFYNHLMTSFEHTDYDLVATAYGTKKGVPAVIAKKYFEILMTFDQDYGAQKILNDKKTLGIEGSTKSVDIDTWEDYQALRNKKD from the coding sequence ATGCAGAAAATAGCACTACTACTATTAGCTGCAGGAGCATCTACAAGGATGAAAGATCATATAAAACAATTATTGCCTTTCAAGAATACCACATTTTTAGAACATGCTGTTAAGAACGCTAAAGAGAGTAATGCGTCTGAAGTTTTTGTGGTGTTGGGAGCTAATTATGACACCATTCTTGCAACTACAAATTTAGAAGGGGTAGCTGTTATAAAGAATGACGAATGGCATTTAGGTTTAGGAAGTTCTATAGCCAAAGGAGTGATCTATATAAATAGTTTGTCACAGGACTATGAAGCGGTACTAATTGGTTTGGCAGATCAACCCTTAATGGATGCCGATTTTTATAATCACTTAATGACCAGCTTTGAGCATACGGATTATGATTTGGTGGCTACAGCGTATGGCACAAAAAAAGGAGTGCCTGCGGTAATTGCAAAAAAATATTTTGAAATACTCATGACCTTTGACCAAGATTATGGCGCACAAAAGATTTTAAATGATAAAAAAACACTGGGTATAGAGGGTTCAACGAAAAGTGTTGATATCGATACCTGGGAAGATTATCAAGCCCTACGAAATAAAAAGGACTGA
- a CDS encoding XdhC family protein has translation MTHEFKTIVAAYQTANTQGKKTVLATVVALDGSSYRKPGVRMLLLDNGTMIGAVSGGCVEKEILVQSQSVFKTETPKVMTYDGRYRLGCEGVLYILLEPFSLSDLFIAAFNKAIRDRVSFRITSFYKKELIAEKGLGTSVQFQKNTYPVDAKYPLNADIETLEERMKPCFKLLVIGSEHDAVVLATMGSLMGWEVVVVTHPSEGKSISDFPGISDFRVSTPESFQVTGIDSQTAIVLMNHSYAKDLLFLQALQYSSPIYIGILGPMDRREKLLNAVIDANSNISEAFMNVIHGPAGLNIGSITPQEIALSILAEIMAVVRNENPIALRDKEHQYFS, from the coding sequence ATGACGCATGAATTTAAAACGATAGTTGCTGCTTATCAAACCGCGAACACACAAGGTAAAAAAACCGTTTTAGCGACTGTTGTGGCATTAGATGGTTCTTCTTATAGAAAGCCAGGTGTTCGAATGCTACTCTTGGATAATGGTACTATGATTGGTGCTGTAAGTGGCGGCTGCGTAGAAAAAGAAATTTTGGTGCAATCGCAGTCCGTTTTTAAAACAGAAACGCCTAAAGTGATGACGTATGATGGTCGCTATCGATTAGGTTGTGAAGGTGTTCTATATATTTTGTTAGAGCCCTTTAGTTTATCGGATCTGTTTATTGCAGCCTTTAATAAAGCGATCAGGGATAGAGTTAGTTTTAGAATTACTTCCTTTTATAAAAAAGAGTTGATAGCAGAAAAGGGTTTAGGAACATCAGTACAATTTCAAAAGAATACGTACCCTGTTGATGCTAAGTATCCTTTAAATGCGGATATTGAAACTTTGGAAGAGCGCATGAAGCCTTGTTTTAAATTACTTGTCATTGGATCAGAACATGATGCTGTGGTTTTAGCTACTATGGGGAGTTTAATGGGGTGGGAGGTTGTTGTCGTAACACATCCTTCAGAAGGGAAATCAATTTCGGACTTTCCTGGTATTTCAGATTTTAGAGTAAGTACTCCTGAGAGTTTTCAAGTAACGGGAATAGACTCCCAAACCGCAATTGTTTTAATGAATCATAGCTATGCTAAGGATTTGTTATTTTTACAAGCCTTACAATATAGTTCTCCTATATATATTGGCATTTTGGGTCCAATGGATCGTCGGGAAAAGCTCTTAAATGCGGTCATAGATGCAAATAGCAACATTTCGGAAGCATTTATGAATGTGATTCATGGTCCAGCCGGCCTTAACATAGGATCAATCACACCTCAAGAAATAGCGCTGTCAATCTTAGCAGAAATTATGGCGGTAGTTAGGAATGAAAATCCAATAGCTCTAAGAGATAAGGAACATCAATATTTTAGTTGA
- a CDS encoding DEAD/DEAH box helicase: MSSFEDFNLKKQLNYAIEDLKFSAPTPIQEAAFSVVMSGKDIVGIAQTGTGKTMAYMLPILQEITFSKQVHPRVLILVPTRELVLQVVENIESFAKYINIRVLGVYGGTNINTQKQQCAQGTDILVATPGRLYDLALSKAVKLKEVKKLVIDEVDVMLDLGFRFQLINLFDLLPARRQNIMFSATMTDDVDALIDDFFTAPEKVSIAVSGTPLDNIKQVCYAVPNFYTKINLLIRLLKDKDTYQKVLVFVSNKRFADKVFEQMEVAFGNESCVIHSNKTQNYRMRSIRQFDEGKNRILVTTDVMARGLDLDKITHVINFDTPNYPENYMHRIGRSGRAEHQGNSVLFYTEKEAPLKEAIEALMDYEIPLLAIPENVEISEELIAEERPRIIEADNPNQNTLDSQGSFHEKKEKNKKENQGGSYQRIIAQKYKKPQTRGDKNYNKRNKKK, translated from the coding sequence ATGAGTTCTTTTGAAGATTTCAACTTAAAAAAACAACTAAATTACGCGATTGAAGATTTAAAATTTTCAGCTCCAACGCCTATTCAAGAAGCGGCTTTTTCTGTAGTTATGTCAGGCAAAGATATTGTTGGAATTGCACAAACAGGTACGGGGAAAACCATGGCGTATATGTTGCCAATATTGCAAGAAATAACATTTTCTAAGCAGGTACATCCAAGAGTATTAATTTTGGTGCCTACGCGAGAATTAGTACTGCAAGTTGTAGAGAATATAGAAAGTTTTGCTAAATATATAAATATTCGTGTTTTAGGAGTTTACGGCGGCACCAATATTAATACCCAAAAACAACAGTGCGCTCAAGGAACAGATATTTTGGTAGCAACACCAGGTAGGTTGTATGATTTAGCACTCTCTAAAGCGGTTAAATTAAAAGAAGTGAAAAAATTGGTTATTGATGAAGTTGATGTGATGCTTGATTTAGGCTTCCGTTTTCAGCTGATTAACCTTTTTGATTTATTGCCAGCAAGAAGGCAGAATATTATGTTTTCTGCAACTATGACTGATGATGTAGATGCTCTAATTGATGATTTTTTTACAGCTCCAGAAAAAGTTTCTATTGCAGTAAGTGGTACTCCGCTAGATAACATTAAGCAAGTTTGTTATGCTGTGCCTAATTTTTATACGAAAATTAATTTACTTATTCGCTTACTAAAAGATAAGGATACCTATCAGAAAGTATTGGTTTTTGTGAGTAATAAACGTTTTGCAGATAAAGTCTTTGAACAGATGGAAGTTGCTTTTGGTAATGAATCCTGTGTCATTCATTCCAATAAGACTCAGAATTACAGAATGCGTTCTATTCGTCAGTTTGACGAAGGTAAAAACCGTATTCTTGTAACCACAGATGTAATGGCTCGTGGTTTAGATTTAGATAAAATAACCCATGTCATTAATTTTGATACACCGAACTATCCTGAAAACTACATGCATAGAATTGGTAGATCGGGTAGGGCGGAACACCAAGGAAATTCCGTTTTGTTTTATACAGAAAAGGAAGCGCCTTTAAAGGAGGCTATTGAAGCCCTTATGGATTATGAGATTCCATTGTTGGCAATTCCTGAAAACGTTGAGATCTCAGAAGAACTGATTGCAGAAGAACGCCCAAGAATTATTGAAGCAGATAACCCAAATCAAAATACCTTAGATTCTCAAGGAAGTTTTCACGAAAAGAAAGAAAAGAATAAGAAAGAAAATCAAGGAGGATCTTACCAAAGGATTATAGCGCAAAAATATAAGAAGCCTCAAACGAGAGGGGATAAGAATTATAATAAGAGAAATAAGAAGAAATAG
- a CDS encoding DEAD/DEAH box helicase, with product MTEIATGLQEKKSDKELYSYQQGAINKIFEKFDTAADNYHLLYQLPTGGGKTVIFSEMVRQYLKNHKKKVLVMTHRVELCNQTSTMLTNFGVPNKVVNSKANLDDQEQYICFVAMVETLNNRLNDGKLDISDIGLVIIDEAHYNSFTKLFKFFENAFVLGVTATPLSSSKELPMKDNYDELITGESIHSLIENEFLARAEVFQYDMGLTSLEVGSNGDYTVKSSEDLYTSPAMLDKTLQAYLKHSKGKKALIFNNGINTSIQIYYTFKAAGLPVMHLDNTATKKQRKQILKWFKETPDAILSSVSILTTGFDEPTIDTIILNRATKSLTLYYQMIGRGSRILNNKSAFKVIDLGNNYHRFGPWGADLDWQMIFKSPNFYMERLQNDEDIESNFRHEMPEEIRVQFAKSEEVYFDIKEVYTDATYKGESSKVVLERSIEQHGRICIENSEDVYDALGLAKLLDEDIDYRIQSYAKCISRSTFNFLKWLKDDYKLKLNSYLRQNFDEVFEEINGFPPEE from the coding sequence ATGACGGAGATAGCAACAGGCTTGCAAGAAAAAAAATCAGATAAAGAACTTTATAGCTACCAACAAGGAGCGATTAATAAAATTTTTGAAAAGTTCGATACTGCAGCAGATAATTATCACCTACTGTATCAACTGCCAACAGGAGGGGGAAAAACCGTTATTTTCTCCGAAATGGTACGGCAATATTTGAAAAACCATAAGAAGAAAGTTTTAGTGATGACACACCGTGTAGAGCTGTGTAACCAAACATCAACGATGCTTACTAATTTTGGGGTGCCAAATAAAGTGGTAAACAGTAAGGCTAATTTAGACGATCAAGAGCAATATATTTGCTTCGTTGCAATGGTGGAGACCTTGAACAATCGTTTAAATGATGGGAAACTAGATATATCTGATATCGGTTTGGTTATTATTGATGAAGCGCATTACAATTCTTTTACTAAACTATTTAAGTTTTTTGAGAACGCTTTTGTTCTTGGGGTAACGGCAACACCGTTGAGTTCTAGTAAGGAACTCCCAATGAAAGATAATTATGATGAACTGATTACAGGGGAGTCTATTCATTCTTTAATTGAAAATGAATTTTTAGCACGTGCTGAAGTTTTTCAGTATGATATGGGGTTAACCTCTCTTGAGGTAGGATCAAACGGTGATTATACCGTTAAATCATCTGAAGATCTGTATACGAGTCCTGCAATGTTGGATAAAACATTGCAAGCTTATTTAAAACATTCTAAAGGTAAAAAAGCATTAATATTTAATAACGGTATTAATACCTCTATTCAAATTTATTATACGTTTAAAGCAGCTGGTTTACCGGTAATGCATTTAGACAATACCGCAACAAAAAAACAGCGTAAGCAAATATTAAAATGGTTTAAAGAAACACCAGATGCTATTCTATCATCTGTAAGTATTTTAACCACAGGTTTTGATGAACCTACGATAGACACTATTATTCTTAACAGAGCAACTAAGTCTTTGACGCTTTACTATCAAATGATTGGTCGTGGTTCACGTATCCTAAATAATAAATCGGCTTTTAAAGTGATTGATTTAGGAAATAACTACCATAGATTTGGTCCTTGGGGAGCAGATTTAGATTGGCAAATGATTTTTAAGTCTCCTAACTTTTACATGGAGCGTCTTCAGAATGATGAGGATATAGAAAGTAACTTTAGACATGAAATGCCCGAAGAAATTCGTGTGCAATTTGCCAAGTCTGAAGAGGTTTATTTTGATATTAAAGAAGTCTACACGGATGCAACCTACAAAGGAGAATCTTCTAAAGTAGTTCTAGAGCGTTCTATAGAACAACACGGTAGAATTTGTATAGAAAATAGCGAAGATGTTTATGATGCCTTAGGTTTAGCGAAATTGCTAGATGAAGACATTGATTACAGAATACAGAGTTATGCAAAATGTATCAGTAGAAGTACTTTCAACTTTTTAAAATGGTTGAAAGATGATTATAAATTAAAATTAAACTCTTATTTACGTCAGAATTTTGATGAAGTTTTTGAAGAGATAAATGGATTTCCGCCAGAAGAATAA
- a CDS encoding cold-shock protein — translation MARAQETFGKKEREKKRLKKREEKAKKKEQRKASGDQDSMFVYVDENGHLVDTPPDPSKKVKVDAESIVLGIPKKEESDEVIDPVRKGRVEFFNDSKGYGFIKDTETQEKFFVHVQGCLEEIKENNMVQFELERGMKGMNAVRVKKV, via the coding sequence ATGGCGAGAGCACAAGAAACCTTTGGTAAAAAAGAACGAGAGAAGAAGCGTTTAAAAAAACGAGAAGAAAAGGCTAAGAAAAAAGAACAACGTAAAGCAAGCGGTGACCAAGATAGTATGTTTGTTTACGTAGATGAGAACGGACATTTAGTAGATACGCCTCCGGATCCATCAAAAAAAGTTAAAGTAGACGCTGAGAGTATTGTTCTAGGCATACCTAAGAAGGAAGAAAGTGACGAAGTAATAGATCCAGTACGTAAAGGTCGTGTAGAATTTTTTAACGACTCTAAAGGATACGGATTTATAAAAGATACAGAAACTCAAGAAAAATTCTTTGTACATGTTCAAGGTTGTCTTGAAGAGATCAAAGAAAATAACATGGTTCAATTTGAACTAGAAAGAGGCATGAAAGGAATGAATGCTGTAAGAGTTAAGAAAGTTTAA